The Bombus terrestris chromosome 4, iyBomTerr1.2, whole genome shotgun sequence genome has a window encoding:
- the LOC100647962 gene encoding DDB1- and CUL4-associated factor 6 isoform X1, which produces MKKTRSNIFRDIYYQPYDDCTRMKLYSSSKASLQMMQRMALLKRLKIHNGCVNSVCWNATGELILSGSDDHHLVLTNAYNYEVLTDYTTSHRANIFSAKFLPNSGDHRIVSCSGDGIILYTDLMRRTKTFHNQFNCHVGTTYEIATIPSEPHNFLSCGEDGTVRWFDLRIKDKCNTSRCMEDVLVSCERAITALSVNLASPHQLAIGCSDSTVRILDRRTLGTPATGWTDTSGAIKALCTFTVPEFEGNSYRMTSLNYSPDGQEVLVSYSSNYLYLFNVKDQSSIQLKKDVAIRKGEGKKQRLRSPLPVRKLRLRGDWSDTGPDARPECEGGRRSGTEIAQARPVLQTSLMQRMTDVLSRMLNDPATRAALCGGGEDSLEGVIDHQDNTQNSNESVTESNEERRDNETERVERAPTQVNQEIAVSEQQPDRLESPSTSGTQSKPGTSYSVETKEEMPSNETMPLKQTIDESSSSVESKSHVPMEIPMESVSSQVETQQCFVQPCSSRTMDKSSDLPEDDQSSNDDSPCSSMENKQEGHMMENLQDRLTKMRVGFLEKHGSEPAVSLTYTDKSSSSATISLGVANEMTRDGYHAGPSGSSGTFSGRNHDKHIRYSDIQEKTDESAFSDSEDEDIQAGGRLGSLAETEMEEAMGDAPTRRRSTNFDKTCVTELRVKQKYMGHRNASFFRTMIKEANFWGNDFVMSGSDCGHVFIWEKDTARLCMLLEADQHVVNCLQPHPYLPLLATAGIDYDVKLWAPINEESSFDEKFAEDLKKRNAVMLEETKDTMTVPAVFMIRMLACLNQIRRANELSHGMDRARSEQEEERRRGRRITRWLSCFWRYCRL; this is translated from the exons ATGAAGAAGACACGTTCAAATATATTTCGTGACATTTATTATCAGCCCTACGATGATTGCACCAGGATGAAGCTTTATTCCAGCAGCAAAG cAAGTCTTCAAATGATGCAACGTATGGCATTGTTGAAGAGATTAAAAATTCACAATGGTTGTGTAAACTCTGTTTGTTGGAATGCTACTGGAGAATTGATATTGTCTGGTAGTGATGACCATCATCTTGTCCTTACAAATGCTTATAATTATGAA GTATTAACAGACTATACGACCAGTCATAGAGCAAATATATTTAGTGCAAAGTTTTTGCCTAATAGTGGTGATCATCGGATAGTTTCTTGTAGTGGAGATGGCATTATTTTGTATACAG ATTTAATGAGAAGAACAAAAACATTTCATAATCAATTTAATTGTCATGTTGGTACTACATATGAAATAGCGACAATACCCAGTGAGCCGCATAATTTTTTAAGCTGTGGGGAAGATGGAACTGTGAGATGGTTTGATCTTAGAATAAAGGACAAGTGTAATACTTCAAGGTGTATGGAGGATGTGTTAGTTTCTTGTGAAAGAGCTATAACTGCTCTGTCTGTAAATCTTGCTTCACCTCATCAACTAGCGATAGGTTGTTCTGATAGTACAGTTAGAATACTTGATAGAAGAACACTTGGAACACCAGCTACTG GCTGGACAGATACGTCTGGAGCTATAAAGGCCTTATGTACTTTCACTGTCCCGGAATTTGAAGGGAATTCTTACAGAATGACATCGTTGAATTATAGTCCAGATGGGCAGGAGGTTCTTGTTAGTTATAGTAGCAATTATCTTTACCTGTTCAATGTGAAG GACCAATCTAGTATACAGTTGAAGAAAGATGTCGCAATTAGAAAAGGAGAGGGTAAGAAGCAAAGATTACGTTCGCCATTGCCAGTACGTAAACTAAGACTTAGAGGAGATTGGTCTGATACCGGTCCCGATGCTCGACCTGAATGCGAGGGCGGTCGACGTAGCGGTACAG AAATTGCTCAAGCCAGACCTGTTCTTCAAACTTCGTTAATGCAGAGAATGACTGATGTCCTCAGTAGAATGTTAAATGACCCAGCCACTAGAGCCGCTTTATGCGGCGGCGGCGAAGATAGCTTAGAAGGCGTGATCGATCATCAAGATAACACTCAAAATAGCAACGAAAGCGTTACGGAATCGAACGAAGAGAGACGAGACAACGAAACCGAAAGGGTTGAAAGAGCTCCGACTCAGGTTAATCAAGAAATag CTGTTTCAGAGCAACAACCAGATAGATTAGAAAGTCCAAGTACTAGCGGTACGCAAAGTAAACCTGGGACAAGTTACTCTgtagaaacgaaagaagaaatgcCATCTAATGAAACAATGCCTTTGAAGCAAACGATCGATGAGAGTTCATCGTCGGTCGAATCCAAATCACATGTTCCTATGGAAATTCCTATGGAAAGTGTCTCTAGTCAAGTAGAAACACAACAGTGTTTTGTTCAACCATGTTCATCGCGTACTATGGATAAGTCCAGTGATCTACCGGAAGATGATCAAAGTAGCAATGATGACTCTCCTTGTAGCAGTATGGAAAATAAACAAGAAGGACACATGATGGAAAACCTTCAAGATAGATTAACGAAAATGAGAGTCGGATTCCTTGAAAA ACACGGCAGTGAACCTGCTGTAAGTTTAACTTATACGGATAAAAGTTCATCAAGTGCAACGATATCTCTTGGTGTAGCCAATGAGATGACCCGTGATGGTTATCATGCGG GACCATCTGGAAGTAGTGGGACATTCTCGGGCAGAAATCATGACAAACATATACGATATAGTGATATACAAGAAA AGACTGATGAAAGCGCTTTTAGTGATAGCGAGGATGAAGATATACAAGCTGGAGGAAg ATTAGGAAGTTTAGCAGAAACAGAAATGGAGGAAGCTATGGGAGATGCTCCAACGCGCCGAAGATCGACGAATTTCGACAAAACGTGCGTAACGGAGCTTCGTGTCAAGCAGAAATATATGGGGCACCGTAACGCTAg TTTCTTTAGGACCATGATTAAAGAAGCAAACTTTTGGGGCAACGATTTCGTCATGTCGGGTAGCGATTGTGGCCATGTGTTCATATGGGAGAAAGACACGGCCAGATTATGCATGCTACTGGAAGCAGATCAACATGTCGTTAACTGTTTGCAACCACATCCGTATTTACCATTGTTGGCCACAGCTGGTATTGATTACGATGTTAAACTTTGGGCACCGATAAATGAAGAGTCCAGCTTTGATGAAAAGTTTGCCGAAGAT TTGAAAAAGAGGAATGCAGTCATGTTGGAAGAGACGAAAGACACAATGACTGTACCGGCTGTTTTTATGATCAGAATGCTGGCATGTCTCAATCAGATACGCAGAG CTAACGAACTAAGTCACGGTATGGACAG GGCGCGGTCGGAACAGGAGGAGGAGCGGCGACGAGGCCGGCGAATTACGAGGTGGCTAAGCTGCTTTTGGCGATACTGTCGTCTGTGA
- the LOC100647962 gene encoding DDB1- and CUL4-associated factor 6 isoform X2, giving the protein MKKTRSNIFRDIYYQPYDDCTRMKLYSSSKASLQMMQRMALLKRLKIHNGCVNSVCWNATGELILSGSDDHHLVLTNAYNYEVLTDYTTSHRANIFSAKFLPNSGDHRIVSCSGDGIILYTDLMRRTKTFHNQFNCHVGTTYEIATIPSEPHNFLSCGEDGTVRWFDLRIKDKCNTSRCMEDVLVSCERAITALSVNLASPHQLAIGCSDSTVRILDRRTLGTPATGWTDTSGAIKALCTFTVPEFEGNSYRMTSLNYSPDGQEVLVSYSSNYLYLFNVKDQSSIQLKKDVAIRKGEGKKQRLRSPLPVRKLRLRGDWSDTGPDARPECEGGRRSGTEIAQARPVLQTSLMQRMTDVLSRMLNDPATRAALCGGGEDSLEGVIDHQDNTQNSNESVTESNEERRDNETERVERAPTQVNQEIEQQPDRLESPSTSGTQSKPGTSYSVETKEEMPSNETMPLKQTIDESSSSVESKSHVPMEIPMESVSSQVETQQCFVQPCSSRTMDKSSDLPEDDQSSNDDSPCSSMENKQEGHMMENLQDRLTKMRVGFLEKHGSEPAVSLTYTDKSSSSATISLGVANEMTRDGYHAGPSGSSGTFSGRNHDKHIRYSDIQEKTDESAFSDSEDEDIQAGGRLGSLAETEMEEAMGDAPTRRRSTNFDKTCVTELRVKQKYMGHRNASFFRTMIKEANFWGNDFVMSGSDCGHVFIWEKDTARLCMLLEADQHVVNCLQPHPYLPLLATAGIDYDVKLWAPINEESSFDEKFAEDLKKRNAVMLEETKDTMTVPAVFMIRMLACLNQIRRANELSHGMDRARSEQEEERRRGRRITRWLSCFWRYCRL; this is encoded by the exons ATGAAGAAGACACGTTCAAATATATTTCGTGACATTTATTATCAGCCCTACGATGATTGCACCAGGATGAAGCTTTATTCCAGCAGCAAAG cAAGTCTTCAAATGATGCAACGTATGGCATTGTTGAAGAGATTAAAAATTCACAATGGTTGTGTAAACTCTGTTTGTTGGAATGCTACTGGAGAATTGATATTGTCTGGTAGTGATGACCATCATCTTGTCCTTACAAATGCTTATAATTATGAA GTATTAACAGACTATACGACCAGTCATAGAGCAAATATATTTAGTGCAAAGTTTTTGCCTAATAGTGGTGATCATCGGATAGTTTCTTGTAGTGGAGATGGCATTATTTTGTATACAG ATTTAATGAGAAGAACAAAAACATTTCATAATCAATTTAATTGTCATGTTGGTACTACATATGAAATAGCGACAATACCCAGTGAGCCGCATAATTTTTTAAGCTGTGGGGAAGATGGAACTGTGAGATGGTTTGATCTTAGAATAAAGGACAAGTGTAATACTTCAAGGTGTATGGAGGATGTGTTAGTTTCTTGTGAAAGAGCTATAACTGCTCTGTCTGTAAATCTTGCTTCACCTCATCAACTAGCGATAGGTTGTTCTGATAGTACAGTTAGAATACTTGATAGAAGAACACTTGGAACACCAGCTACTG GCTGGACAGATACGTCTGGAGCTATAAAGGCCTTATGTACTTTCACTGTCCCGGAATTTGAAGGGAATTCTTACAGAATGACATCGTTGAATTATAGTCCAGATGGGCAGGAGGTTCTTGTTAGTTATAGTAGCAATTATCTTTACCTGTTCAATGTGAAG GACCAATCTAGTATACAGTTGAAGAAAGATGTCGCAATTAGAAAAGGAGAGGGTAAGAAGCAAAGATTACGTTCGCCATTGCCAGTACGTAAACTAAGACTTAGAGGAGATTGGTCTGATACCGGTCCCGATGCTCGACCTGAATGCGAGGGCGGTCGACGTAGCGGTACAG AAATTGCTCAAGCCAGACCTGTTCTTCAAACTTCGTTAATGCAGAGAATGACTGATGTCCTCAGTAGAATGTTAAATGACCCAGCCACTAGAGCCGCTTTATGCGGCGGCGGCGAAGATAGCTTAGAAGGCGTGATCGATCATCAAGATAACACTCAAAATAGCAACGAAAGCGTTACGGAATCGAACGAAGAGAGACGAGACAACGAAACCGAAAGGGTTGAAAGAGCTCCGACTCAGGTTAATCAAGAAATag AGCAACAACCAGATAGATTAGAAAGTCCAAGTACTAGCGGTACGCAAAGTAAACCTGGGACAAGTTACTCTgtagaaacgaaagaagaaatgcCATCTAATGAAACAATGCCTTTGAAGCAAACGATCGATGAGAGTTCATCGTCGGTCGAATCCAAATCACATGTTCCTATGGAAATTCCTATGGAAAGTGTCTCTAGTCAAGTAGAAACACAACAGTGTTTTGTTCAACCATGTTCATCGCGTACTATGGATAAGTCCAGTGATCTACCGGAAGATGATCAAAGTAGCAATGATGACTCTCCTTGTAGCAGTATGGAAAATAAACAAGAAGGACACATGATGGAAAACCTTCAAGATAGATTAACGAAAATGAGAGTCGGATTCCTTGAAAA ACACGGCAGTGAACCTGCTGTAAGTTTAACTTATACGGATAAAAGTTCATCAAGTGCAACGATATCTCTTGGTGTAGCCAATGAGATGACCCGTGATGGTTATCATGCGG GACCATCTGGAAGTAGTGGGACATTCTCGGGCAGAAATCATGACAAACATATACGATATAGTGATATACAAGAAA AGACTGATGAAAGCGCTTTTAGTGATAGCGAGGATGAAGATATACAAGCTGGAGGAAg ATTAGGAAGTTTAGCAGAAACAGAAATGGAGGAAGCTATGGGAGATGCTCCAACGCGCCGAAGATCGACGAATTTCGACAAAACGTGCGTAACGGAGCTTCGTGTCAAGCAGAAATATATGGGGCACCGTAACGCTAg TTTCTTTAGGACCATGATTAAAGAAGCAAACTTTTGGGGCAACGATTTCGTCATGTCGGGTAGCGATTGTGGCCATGTGTTCATATGGGAGAAAGACACGGCCAGATTATGCATGCTACTGGAAGCAGATCAACATGTCGTTAACTGTTTGCAACCACATCCGTATTTACCATTGTTGGCCACAGCTGGTATTGATTACGATGTTAAACTTTGGGCACCGATAAATGAAGAGTCCAGCTTTGATGAAAAGTTTGCCGAAGAT TTGAAAAAGAGGAATGCAGTCATGTTGGAAGAGACGAAAGACACAATGACTGTACCGGCTGTTTTTATGATCAGAATGCTGGCATGTCTCAATCAGATACGCAGAG CTAACGAACTAAGTCACGGTATGGACAG GGCGCGGTCGGAACAGGAGGAGGAGCGGCGACGAGGCCGGCGAATTACGAGGTGGCTAAGCTGCTTTTGGCGATACTGTCGTCTGTGA
- the LOC100647962 gene encoding DDB1- and CUL4-associated factor 6 isoform X4, with product MKKTRSNIFRDIYYQPYDDCTRMKLYSSSKASLQMMQRMALLKRLKIHNGCVNSVCWNATGELILSGSDDHHLVLTNAYNYEVLTDYTTSHRANIFSAKFLPNSGDHRIVSCSGDGIILYTDLMRRTKTFHNQFNCHVGTTYEIATIPSEPHNFLSCGEDGTVRWFDLRIKDKCNTSRCMEDVLVSCERAITALSVNLASPHQLAIGCSDSTVRILDRRTLGTPATGWTDTSGAIKALCTFTVPEFEGNSYRMTSLNYSPDGQEVLVSYSSNYLYLFNVKDQSSIQLKKDVAIRKGEGKKQRLRSPLPVRKLRLRGDWSDTGPDARPECEGGRRSGTEIAQARPVLQTSLMQRMTDVLSRMLNDPATRAALCGGGEDSLEGVIDHQDNTQNSNESVTESNEERRDNETERVERAPTQVNQEIAVSEQQPDRLESPSTSGTQSKPGTSYSVETKEEMPSNETMPLKQTIDESSSSVESKSHVPMEIPMESVSSQVETQQCFVQPCSSRTMDKSSDLPEDDQSSNDDSPCSSMENKQEGHMMENLQDRLTKMRVGFLEKHGSEPAVSLTYTDKSSSSATISLGVANEMTRDGYHAGPSGSSGTFSGRNHDKHIRYSDIQEKTDESAFSDSEDEDIQAGGRLGSLAETEMEEAMGDAPTRRRSTNFDKTCVTELRVKQKYMGHRNASFFRTMIKEANFWGNDFVMSGSDCGHVFIWEKDTARLCMLLEADQHVVNCLQPHPYLPLLATAGIDYDVKLWAPINEESSFDEKFAEDLKKRNAVMLEETKDTMTVPAVFMIRMLACLNQIRRGRGRNRRRSGDEAGELRGG from the exons ATGAAGAAGACACGTTCAAATATATTTCGTGACATTTATTATCAGCCCTACGATGATTGCACCAGGATGAAGCTTTATTCCAGCAGCAAAG cAAGTCTTCAAATGATGCAACGTATGGCATTGTTGAAGAGATTAAAAATTCACAATGGTTGTGTAAACTCTGTTTGTTGGAATGCTACTGGAGAATTGATATTGTCTGGTAGTGATGACCATCATCTTGTCCTTACAAATGCTTATAATTATGAA GTATTAACAGACTATACGACCAGTCATAGAGCAAATATATTTAGTGCAAAGTTTTTGCCTAATAGTGGTGATCATCGGATAGTTTCTTGTAGTGGAGATGGCATTATTTTGTATACAG ATTTAATGAGAAGAACAAAAACATTTCATAATCAATTTAATTGTCATGTTGGTACTACATATGAAATAGCGACAATACCCAGTGAGCCGCATAATTTTTTAAGCTGTGGGGAAGATGGAACTGTGAGATGGTTTGATCTTAGAATAAAGGACAAGTGTAATACTTCAAGGTGTATGGAGGATGTGTTAGTTTCTTGTGAAAGAGCTATAACTGCTCTGTCTGTAAATCTTGCTTCACCTCATCAACTAGCGATAGGTTGTTCTGATAGTACAGTTAGAATACTTGATAGAAGAACACTTGGAACACCAGCTACTG GCTGGACAGATACGTCTGGAGCTATAAAGGCCTTATGTACTTTCACTGTCCCGGAATTTGAAGGGAATTCTTACAGAATGACATCGTTGAATTATAGTCCAGATGGGCAGGAGGTTCTTGTTAGTTATAGTAGCAATTATCTTTACCTGTTCAATGTGAAG GACCAATCTAGTATACAGTTGAAGAAAGATGTCGCAATTAGAAAAGGAGAGGGTAAGAAGCAAAGATTACGTTCGCCATTGCCAGTACGTAAACTAAGACTTAGAGGAGATTGGTCTGATACCGGTCCCGATGCTCGACCTGAATGCGAGGGCGGTCGACGTAGCGGTACAG AAATTGCTCAAGCCAGACCTGTTCTTCAAACTTCGTTAATGCAGAGAATGACTGATGTCCTCAGTAGAATGTTAAATGACCCAGCCACTAGAGCCGCTTTATGCGGCGGCGGCGAAGATAGCTTAGAAGGCGTGATCGATCATCAAGATAACACTCAAAATAGCAACGAAAGCGTTACGGAATCGAACGAAGAGAGACGAGACAACGAAACCGAAAGGGTTGAAAGAGCTCCGACTCAGGTTAATCAAGAAATag CTGTTTCAGAGCAACAACCAGATAGATTAGAAAGTCCAAGTACTAGCGGTACGCAAAGTAAACCTGGGACAAGTTACTCTgtagaaacgaaagaagaaatgcCATCTAATGAAACAATGCCTTTGAAGCAAACGATCGATGAGAGTTCATCGTCGGTCGAATCCAAATCACATGTTCCTATGGAAATTCCTATGGAAAGTGTCTCTAGTCAAGTAGAAACACAACAGTGTTTTGTTCAACCATGTTCATCGCGTACTATGGATAAGTCCAGTGATCTACCGGAAGATGATCAAAGTAGCAATGATGACTCTCCTTGTAGCAGTATGGAAAATAAACAAGAAGGACACATGATGGAAAACCTTCAAGATAGATTAACGAAAATGAGAGTCGGATTCCTTGAAAA ACACGGCAGTGAACCTGCTGTAAGTTTAACTTATACGGATAAAAGTTCATCAAGTGCAACGATATCTCTTGGTGTAGCCAATGAGATGACCCGTGATGGTTATCATGCGG GACCATCTGGAAGTAGTGGGACATTCTCGGGCAGAAATCATGACAAACATATACGATATAGTGATATACAAGAAA AGACTGATGAAAGCGCTTTTAGTGATAGCGAGGATGAAGATATACAAGCTGGAGGAAg ATTAGGAAGTTTAGCAGAAACAGAAATGGAGGAAGCTATGGGAGATGCTCCAACGCGCCGAAGATCGACGAATTTCGACAAAACGTGCGTAACGGAGCTTCGTGTCAAGCAGAAATATATGGGGCACCGTAACGCTAg TTTCTTTAGGACCATGATTAAAGAAGCAAACTTTTGGGGCAACGATTTCGTCATGTCGGGTAGCGATTGTGGCCATGTGTTCATATGGGAGAAAGACACGGCCAGATTATGCATGCTACTGGAAGCAGATCAACATGTCGTTAACTGTTTGCAACCACATCCGTATTTACCATTGTTGGCCACAGCTGGTATTGATTACGATGTTAAACTTTGGGCACCGATAAATGAAGAGTCCAGCTTTGATGAAAAGTTTGCCGAAGAT TTGAAAAAGAGGAATGCAGTCATGTTGGAAGAGACGAAAGACACAATGACTGTACCGGCTGTTTTTATGATCAGAATGCTGGCATGTCTCAATCAGATACGCAGAG GGCGCGGTCGGAACAGGAGGAGGAGCGGCGACGAGGCCGGCGAATTACGAGGTGGCTAA
- the LOC100647962 gene encoding DDB1- and CUL4-associated factor 6 isoform X3: MKKTRSNIFRDIYYQPYDDCTRMKLYSSSKASLQMMQRMALLKRLKIHNGCVNSVCWNATGELILSGSDDHHLVLTNAYNYEVLTDYTTSHRANIFSAKFLPNSGDHRIVSCSGDGIILYTDLMRRTKTFHNQFNCHVGTTYEIATIPSEPHNFLSCGEDGTVRWFDLRIKDKCNTSRCMEDVLVSCERAITALSVNLASPHQLAIGCSDSTVRILDRRTLGTPATGWTDTSGAIKALCTFTVPEFEGNSYRMTSLNYSPDGQEVLVSYSSNYLYLFNVKDQSSIQLKKDVAIRKGEGKKQRLRSPLPVRKLRLRGDWSDTGPDARPECEGGRRSGTEIAQARPVLQTSLMQRMTDVLSRMLNDPATRAALCGGGEDSLEGVIDHQDNTQNSNESVTESNEERRDNETERVERAPTQVNQEIAVSEQQPDRLESPSTSGTQSKPGTSYSVETKEEMPSNETMPLKQTIDESSSSVESKSHVPMEIPMESVSSQVETQQCFVQPCSSRTMDKSSDLPEDDQSSNDDSPCSSMENKQEGHMMENLQDRLTKMRVGFLEKHGSEPAVSLTYTDKSSSSATISLGVANEMTRDGYHAGPSGSSGTFSGRNHDKHIRYSDIQEKTDESAFSDSEDEDIQAGGRLGSLAETEMEEAMGDAPTRRRSTNFDKTCVTELRVKQKYMGHRNARTMIKEANFWGNDFVMSGSDCGHVFIWEKDTARLCMLLEADQHVVNCLQPHPYLPLLATAGIDYDVKLWAPINEESSFDEKFAEDLKKRNAVMLEETKDTMTVPAVFMIRMLACLNQIRRANELSHGMDRARSEQEEERRRGRRITRWLSCFWRYCRL; the protein is encoded by the exons ATGAAGAAGACACGTTCAAATATATTTCGTGACATTTATTATCAGCCCTACGATGATTGCACCAGGATGAAGCTTTATTCCAGCAGCAAAG cAAGTCTTCAAATGATGCAACGTATGGCATTGTTGAAGAGATTAAAAATTCACAATGGTTGTGTAAACTCTGTTTGTTGGAATGCTACTGGAGAATTGATATTGTCTGGTAGTGATGACCATCATCTTGTCCTTACAAATGCTTATAATTATGAA GTATTAACAGACTATACGACCAGTCATAGAGCAAATATATTTAGTGCAAAGTTTTTGCCTAATAGTGGTGATCATCGGATAGTTTCTTGTAGTGGAGATGGCATTATTTTGTATACAG ATTTAATGAGAAGAACAAAAACATTTCATAATCAATTTAATTGTCATGTTGGTACTACATATGAAATAGCGACAATACCCAGTGAGCCGCATAATTTTTTAAGCTGTGGGGAAGATGGAACTGTGAGATGGTTTGATCTTAGAATAAAGGACAAGTGTAATACTTCAAGGTGTATGGAGGATGTGTTAGTTTCTTGTGAAAGAGCTATAACTGCTCTGTCTGTAAATCTTGCTTCACCTCATCAACTAGCGATAGGTTGTTCTGATAGTACAGTTAGAATACTTGATAGAAGAACACTTGGAACACCAGCTACTG GCTGGACAGATACGTCTGGAGCTATAAAGGCCTTATGTACTTTCACTGTCCCGGAATTTGAAGGGAATTCTTACAGAATGACATCGTTGAATTATAGTCCAGATGGGCAGGAGGTTCTTGTTAGTTATAGTAGCAATTATCTTTACCTGTTCAATGTGAAG GACCAATCTAGTATACAGTTGAAGAAAGATGTCGCAATTAGAAAAGGAGAGGGTAAGAAGCAAAGATTACGTTCGCCATTGCCAGTACGTAAACTAAGACTTAGAGGAGATTGGTCTGATACCGGTCCCGATGCTCGACCTGAATGCGAGGGCGGTCGACGTAGCGGTACAG AAATTGCTCAAGCCAGACCTGTTCTTCAAACTTCGTTAATGCAGAGAATGACTGATGTCCTCAGTAGAATGTTAAATGACCCAGCCACTAGAGCCGCTTTATGCGGCGGCGGCGAAGATAGCTTAGAAGGCGTGATCGATCATCAAGATAACACTCAAAATAGCAACGAAAGCGTTACGGAATCGAACGAAGAGAGACGAGACAACGAAACCGAAAGGGTTGAAAGAGCTCCGACTCAGGTTAATCAAGAAATag CTGTTTCAGAGCAACAACCAGATAGATTAGAAAGTCCAAGTACTAGCGGTACGCAAAGTAAACCTGGGACAAGTTACTCTgtagaaacgaaagaagaaatgcCATCTAATGAAACAATGCCTTTGAAGCAAACGATCGATGAGAGTTCATCGTCGGTCGAATCCAAATCACATGTTCCTATGGAAATTCCTATGGAAAGTGTCTCTAGTCAAGTAGAAACACAACAGTGTTTTGTTCAACCATGTTCATCGCGTACTATGGATAAGTCCAGTGATCTACCGGAAGATGATCAAAGTAGCAATGATGACTCTCCTTGTAGCAGTATGGAAAATAAACAAGAAGGACACATGATGGAAAACCTTCAAGATAGATTAACGAAAATGAGAGTCGGATTCCTTGAAAA ACACGGCAGTGAACCTGCTGTAAGTTTAACTTATACGGATAAAAGTTCATCAAGTGCAACGATATCTCTTGGTGTAGCCAATGAGATGACCCGTGATGGTTATCATGCGG GACCATCTGGAAGTAGTGGGACATTCTCGGGCAGAAATCATGACAAACATATACGATATAGTGATATACAAGAAA AGACTGATGAAAGCGCTTTTAGTGATAGCGAGGATGAAGATATACAAGCTGGAGGAAg ATTAGGAAGTTTAGCAGAAACAGAAATGGAGGAAGCTATGGGAGATGCTCCAACGCGCCGAAGATCGACGAATTTCGACAAAACGTGCGTAACGGAGCTTCGTGTCAAGCAGAAATATATGGGGCACCGTAACGCTAg GACCATGATTAAAGAAGCAAACTTTTGGGGCAACGATTTCGTCATGTCGGGTAGCGATTGTGGCCATGTGTTCATATGGGAGAAAGACACGGCCAGATTATGCATGCTACTGGAAGCAGATCAACATGTCGTTAACTGTTTGCAACCACATCCGTATTTACCATTGTTGGCCACAGCTGGTATTGATTACGATGTTAAACTTTGGGCACCGATAAATGAAGAGTCCAGCTTTGATGAAAAGTTTGCCGAAGAT TTGAAAAAGAGGAATGCAGTCATGTTGGAAGAGACGAAAGACACAATGACTGTACCGGCTGTTTTTATGATCAGAATGCTGGCATGTCTCAATCAGATACGCAGAG CTAACGAACTAAGTCACGGTATGGACAG GGCGCGGTCGGAACAGGAGGAGGAGCGGCGACGAGGCCGGCGAATTACGAGGTGGCTAAGCTGCTTTTGGCGATACTGTCGTCTGTGA